The Rana temporaria chromosome 13, aRanTem1.1, whole genome shotgun sequence genome has a window encoding:
- the ANKRD9 gene encoding ankyrin repeat domain-containing protein 9, with the protein MPGGVRWVPSSDPSDYQSQKQCKRTSFAFYQAVRDLLPVWVLEDIRLMEALHWEEGGRVSSYTPSEALLYALVHDHLAYARYLLSHFPHDALAVPSKSFSCCQSAAPHLSMAVRYDRAQILREILVTLRTFPPSNRAAYLNRHGCQRVEMGKTPVHLACELQRAECLALLLGHGACPYAEDCSGDTPLDYLLQLISSSPQDMHLKRLCLDSLLLYMPRGLPPNTRHRLQEDRGAWREALGQELYAWLTGASPPNLFTISMQSLLRALPADRFPEALEELPLPDFLRPLALKMQIPK; encoded by the coding sequence CGTTTGCCTTCTACCAGGCGGTGCGGGACCTGCTGCCAGTCTGGGTGCTGGAGGACATACGTCTGATGGAGGCCCTACACTGGGAGGAGGGTGGCCGTGTCAGCTCCTACACCCCCTCCGAAGCTCTGCTCTATGCACTGGTCCACGACCACTTGGCCTATGCCCGTTACCTGCTCAGCCACTTCCCCCATGATGCCCTGGCCGTGCCCAGCAAAAGCTTCAGCTGCTGCCAGTcggcggccccccacctcagcaTGGCCGTACGCTACGACCGGGCGCAGATCCTGCGCGAGATCCTGGTCACCCTGCGGACTTTTCCCCCCTCCAACCGGGCTGCCTACCTCAACAGGCACGGGTGCCAGCGGGTGGAGATGGGCAAGACCCCCGTGCACCTGGCCTGTGAGCTGCAAAGAGCCGAGTGCCTGGCCCTGCTATTGGGGCACGGCGCCTGCCCCTACGCCGAGGACTGCAGCGGCGACACCCCCTTGGACTACCTGTTGCAGCTCATCAGCAGCAGCCCGCAGGACATGCATCTCAAAAGGCTGTGCCTGGACTCGCTCCTTCTCTACATGCCCAGGGGGCTACCCCCCAACACCCGCCACAGACTGCAGGAGGACCGCGGTGCCTGGAGGGAGGCGCTGGGCCAGGAGCTGTACGCCTGGTTAACCGGCGCCTCTCCCCCCAACCTCTTCACCATATCGATGCAGAGCCTGCTCCGGGCCCTGCCAGCGGACAGATTCCCCGAGGCCCTGGAGGAGCTGCCCCTGCCCGATTTCCTGAGACCCCTGGCCTTAAAAATGCAAATCCCAAAATAG